A DNA window from Pseudomonas resinovorans NBRC 106553 contains the following coding sequences:
- the ybaK gene encoding Cys-tRNA(Pro) deacylase, translating into MTPAIDLLKKAKAEHKVHSYTHDPKAPSYGLEAAEKLNLDPARVFKTLLAATEKGELLVAVVPVVGSLDLKALAHAAGAKKADMADPNQAQRATGYLVGGISPLGQKKRLRTFIDNSARNFASIHVSAGRRGLEVELSADTLAVHTQGQFADIGRP; encoded by the coding sequence ATGACCCCCGCCATCGATCTGCTGAAGAAGGCCAAGGCTGAGCACAAGGTGCACAGCTATACCCACGACCCAAAGGCACCGTCCTACGGCCTGGAAGCCGCCGAAAAACTCAACCTGGACCCCGCCCGGGTGTTCAAGACATTGCTCGCGGCCACCGAAAAGGGCGAGTTGCTGGTGGCAGTGGTACCGGTGGTGGGCAGCCTGGACCTCAAGGCCCTGGCCCATGCCGCCGGTGCGAAGAAGGCCGACATGGCCGATCCCAACCAGGCCCAGCGCGCCACCGGTTACCTGGTGGGCGGCATCAGCCCGCTGGGGCAGAAGAAGCGGCTGCGGACCTTTATCGACAACAGCGCGCGGAATTTCGCCAGCATCCACGTCAGCGCCGGACGGCGCGGACTTGAAGTGGAACTGAGCGCGGACACCCTCGCCGTTCACACCCAAGGTCAGTTCGCCGATATCGGCCGTCCCTGA
- a CDS encoding DeoR/GlpR family DNA-binding transcription regulator: protein MNLGPRQQDILDLARERGYVSIDELAQAFAVTPQTIRRDINQLAEHGLLRRTHGGAASEASSTQNTAYAMRAGQNRDEKQRIADAVAEHIPDHASLFINIGTTTEAIARALMGHKGLKVITNNLHVAAQLADKQDFEVLVAGGTVRSDGGIVGQAAVDFIQQFKVDYALVGISGIDEDGSLLDFDYQEVRVSQAIIENARQVFLAADSSKFGRNAVVRLGSIALVDRLFTDHQPSPALARLLAEHKVQLEAV from the coding sequence ATGAACCTGGGGCCACGACAACAAGACATCCTCGACCTCGCCCGCGAGCGCGGCTACGTCAGCATCGATGAGCTGGCACAGGCCTTTGCGGTCACCCCGCAGACCATCCGCCGCGACATCAACCAACTGGCCGAACACGGCCTGTTGCGCCGTACCCATGGCGGCGCGGCCAGCGAGGCCTCGAGCACCCAGAACACCGCCTACGCCATGCGCGCCGGGCAGAACCGCGACGAGAAGCAGCGCATCGCCGATGCCGTGGCCGAACACATCCCCGACCACGCGTCGCTGTTCATCAACATCGGTACCACCACCGAAGCCATCGCCCGCGCACTCATGGGCCACAAGGGCCTGAAGGTGATCACCAACAACCTGCACGTGGCCGCGCAACTCGCCGACAAGCAGGATTTCGAAGTGCTGGTGGCCGGCGGCACCGTGCGCAGCGACGGCGGCATCGTCGGCCAGGCGGCGGTGGATTTCATCCAGCAGTTCAAGGTGGACTACGCCCTGGTCGGCATCAGCGGCATCGACGAAGACGGCAGCCTGCTGGACTTCGACTACCAGGAAGTGCGCGTGTCCCAGGCCATCATCGAGAACGCCCGGCAGGTGTTCCTCGCCGCCGACTCCAGCAAGTTCGGGCGCAACGCCGTGGTGCGCCTGGGCTCCATCGCCCTGGTGGATCGACTGTTCACCGACCACCAGCCCTCCCCCGCACTGGCCCGCCTGCTGGCCGAGCACAAGGTGCAACTGGAAGCGGTCTGA
- the glpD gene encoding glycerol-3-phosphate dehydrogenase, with product MNHNHSPIAEVYDLAVVGGGINGVGIAADAAGRGLSVFLCEKDDLAQHTSSASSKLIHGGLRYLEHREFRLVREALAEREVLLAKAPHIVKPLRFILPHRPHLRPAWMIRAGLFLYDHLGKRKRLPASRSLRFGAGSPLQAEITRGFEYSDCWVDDARLVVLNAMAARERGAHIHTRTRCVSARRSKGLWHIHLERADGSLLSIRARALVNAAGPWVARFIKQDLKQQAPYGIRLIQGSHIIVPRLHDGEQAYILQNEDRRIVFAIPYLERFSLIGTTDREYHGDPAAVAITPEETRYLLDVVNRHFKRQLSEQDILHSYAGVRPLCDDESADPSAVTRDYTLSLSAHPGAAPLLSVFGGKLTTYRKLAEAAMAQLTPWFPFAKGPWTATAPLPGGEQMDTRSALVEALCSSFGWLPTAIARRWANLYGSRSWHLLRGVRELADLGEHLGAGLYTREVDYLCQEEWAVSAEDILWRRTKLGLFMSAGQQARLVQYLKQEHPRRPRANAA from the coding sequence ATGAACCACAACCATTCCCCCATCGCCGAAGTCTATGACCTCGCCGTCGTCGGCGGCGGCATCAATGGCGTCGGCATCGCCGCCGACGCGGCCGGTCGGGGCCTGTCGGTGTTTCTCTGCGAGAAGGACGACCTGGCCCAGCACACCTCCTCGGCCAGCAGCAAGCTGATCCACGGCGGCCTGCGCTACCTGGAGCACCGCGAATTCCGCCTGGTGCGCGAGGCCCTGGCCGAGCGCGAAGTCCTGTTGGCCAAGGCGCCGCACATCGTCAAACCACTGCGTTTCATCCTCCCGCACCGGCCGCACCTGCGCCCGGCCTGGATGATCCGCGCCGGCCTGTTCCTCTACGACCACCTCGGCAAGCGCAAACGCCTGCCCGCCTCACGCAGCCTGCGCTTCGGCGCCGGCAGCCCGTTGCAGGCGGAAATCACCCGGGGCTTCGAGTACTCCGACTGCTGGGTGGACGACGCCCGCCTGGTGGTGCTCAACGCCATGGCCGCCCGCGAACGCGGCGCCCACATCCATACCCGCACCCGCTGCGTCAGCGCCCGGCGCAGCAAGGGGCTCTGGCACATCCACCTGGAACGCGCCGACGGCAGCCTGCTGTCGATCCGCGCCCGCGCCCTGGTCAACGCCGCCGGCCCCTGGGTGGCGCGTTTCATCAAGCAGGACCTCAAGCAACAGGCGCCCTACGGCATCCGCCTGATCCAGGGCAGCCACATCATCGTGCCGCGCCTGCACGACGGCGAGCAGGCCTACATCCTGCAGAACGAGGACCGCCGCATCGTCTTCGCCATCCCCTACCTGGAACGCTTCAGCCTGATCGGCACCACCGACCGCGAATACCATGGCGACCCGGCCGCGGTGGCGATCACGCCGGAAGAAACCCGCTACTTGCTGGACGTGGTCAACCGCCACTTCAAGCGTCAATTGAGCGAACAGGACATCCTCCACAGCTACGCGGGCGTGCGCCCGTTGTGCGACGACGAATCGGCCGACCCGTCAGCGGTGACCCGCGACTACACCCTGTCGCTCTCCGCCCACCCCGGTGCTGCGCCGCTGCTCTCGGTGTTCGGCGGCAAGCTCACCACCTACCGCAAGCTGGCCGAAGCCGCCATGGCGCAGCTCACCCCCTGGTTCCCCTTCGCCAAAGGACCCTGGACCGCTACTGCGCCACTGCCTGGCGGCGAACAGATGGATACCCGCAGCGCCCTGGTGGAAGCCCTCTGCTCCAGCTTCGGCTGGCTACCCACCGCCATCGCCCGGCGCTGGGCCAACCTCTACGGCAGCCGCAGCTGGCACCTGCTGCGCGGCGTGCGGGAACTGGCCGACCTCGGCGAACACCTGGGCGCCGGCCTCTACACGCGGGAAGTGGACTACCTGTGCCAGGAAGAATGGGCGGTGAGCGCCGAAGACATCCTCTGGCGCCGCACCAAGCTAGGCCTATTCATGAGCGCCGGCCAGCAGGCGCGCCTCGTCCAGTACCTCAAGCAGGAACACCCGCGTCGGCCTAGGGCGAATGCGGCGTAG
- a CDS encoding alpha/beta fold hydrolase: MRVLILLAVLICGLPSFAFANARCDVAVPTETVDLGPVRLAYQSIGGERDPALLLIMGLGGQLIHWPDEVVQSLCQSGFRVIRFDNRDVGLSAWTGAEPSVNLPFEVVRYRLGLPVSAPYGLRDMAMDSLHLLDALGIQRAHVLGASMGGMIAQHLADLAPERVLSLTLVMTSSGAQGLPAPSPALLELLARREAPNRDVAITQQADLLAALGSPQVSDDRGQLLEQAARSYDRSFNPEGVQRQILAILAEPSRVDLLNRLQVPTLVIHGTADPLLPVMHGVHVAAHIKGSELKLIPGLAHRFQEAFKEPLLSAVLPHLRAHRAEGHVAQL, encoded by the coding sequence ATGCGTGTGCTGATCCTGCTGGCCGTGCTCATTTGCGGCCTGCCTTCCTTTGCTTTTGCCAATGCGCGTTGCGATGTGGCCGTGCCGACGGAGACCGTCGACCTGGGCCCGGTGCGCCTGGCCTACCAGAGCATCGGCGGCGAGCGGGACCCGGCGCTGCTGTTGATCATGGGCCTGGGTGGACAGCTCATCCACTGGCCGGACGAAGTGGTGCAGAGTCTGTGCCAGAGCGGTTTTCGCGTGATCCGGTTCGACAACCGGGATGTCGGCCTTTCCGCCTGGACCGGCGCCGAACCCTCGGTGAACCTGCCTTTCGAAGTGGTGCGCTATCGCCTCGGTCTGCCGGTGTCTGCGCCCTACGGCCTGCGCGACATGGCCATGGACTCCCTGCACCTGCTGGATGCCCTGGGTATCCAGCGCGCCCACGTGCTGGGCGCCAGCATGGGCGGGATGATCGCCCAGCACCTGGCGGATCTCGCACCCGAGCGGGTGCTCAGCCTGACCCTGGTGATGACCAGCTCCGGCGCCCAGGGCCTGCCGGCGCCGAGCCCGGCATTGCTGGAACTGCTGGCCCGGCGCGAGGCGCCGAACCGTGACGTGGCCATCACCCAGCAGGCCGACCTGCTGGCCGCCCTGGGCAGCCCCCAGGTCAGCGATGACCGTGGACAGTTGCTGGAGCAGGCGGCGCGCTCCTACGACCGCTCGTTCAACCCGGAAGGCGTGCAGCGCCAGATCCTGGCGATACTCGCCGAGCCCAGCCGCGTCGACCTGTTGAATCGCCTGCAGGTACCGACCCTGGTGATTCACGGCACCGCCGATCCGTTGCTGCCGGTCATGCATGGCGTGCACGTGGCGGCCCATATCAAGGGTTCGGAACTGAAACTGATCCCCGGCCTCGCCCATCGCTTCCAGGAGGCCTTCAAGGAACCGCTGCTGTCGGCGGTGCTGCCGCACCTGCGGGCCCACCGGGCCGAGGGGCATGTGGCGCAGCTGTGA
- the betA gene encoding choline dehydrogenase, whose protein sequence is MNKRYDYIIIGAGSAGCVLANRLTEDAGTSVLVLEFGGSDRSVLIQMPSAFSIPMNTKKYNWRYETAAEPHLDNRRLHCPRGKVLGGSSSINGLVYIRGHAYDFDEWESLGAKNWGYRNCLPYFKRAEHYKFGGDDYRGASGPLATNNGNNMQNPLYGAWVEAGAEAGYIKTDDCNGYMQEGFGAMHMTVKDGVRWSTANAYLRPAMERPNLTVVTHAMTRRILLDGKQAVGVEYDQGGTTHTVYCNREVLVSSGPIGSPHLLQRSGIGPREVLEKAGIEVRHHLPGVGENLQDHSEIYIQYECKEPITLNGKMSLLGKALIGLRWLLFKDGLGASNHFEAGGFIRSEQGLRWPDIQFHFLPAAMRYDGDKPFKGHGFMVLTGPNKPKSRGHVRALSADPYVHPEIRFNYLESEEDREGFRRCVRLTREIIGQPAMDRYRGAELAPGPQVQTDEEIDAFVRANMESTMHPCGSCRMGEDDLAVVDSELRVRGIKGLRVIDSSVFPTEPNGNLNAPTIMLAERASDLVRGRRTLEPEDLPVGLAANWENAQRSNAPRRQVGA, encoded by the coding sequence ATGAATAAGCGCTACGACTACATCATCATCGGTGCGGGCTCGGCCGGCTGCGTCCTGGCCAACCGCCTGACCGAGGACGCCGGCACCTCGGTGCTGGTCCTGGAATTCGGCGGCAGCGACCGCAGCGTGCTGATCCAGATGCCCAGCGCCTTCTCCATCCCGATGAACACCAAGAAGTACAACTGGCGCTACGAGACGGCGGCCGAACCGCACCTCGACAACCGCCGCCTGCACTGCCCGCGCGGCAAGGTGCTGGGTGGCTCGTCGTCGATCAACGGCCTGGTCTACATCCGTGGCCACGCCTACGACTTCGACGAGTGGGAAAGCCTGGGGGCGAAGAACTGGGGCTATCGCAACTGCCTGCCGTACTTCAAGCGCGCGGAGCACTACAAGTTCGGCGGCGACGACTACCGCGGTGCCAGCGGGCCCCTGGCCACCAACAACGGCAACAACATGCAGAACCCTCTGTATGGCGCCTGGGTGGAGGCCGGCGCGGAGGCCGGCTACATCAAGACCGACGACTGCAACGGCTACATGCAGGAAGGCTTTGGCGCCATGCACATGACGGTGAAGGACGGCGTGCGCTGGTCCACCGCCAACGCCTACCTGCGTCCGGCCATGGAGCGGCCCAACCTGACGGTGGTTACCCACGCCATGACCCGGCGCATCCTCCTCGACGGCAAGCAGGCGGTGGGGGTGGAGTACGACCAGGGCGGCACCACCCACACCGTGTACTGCAATCGCGAGGTGCTGGTGTCCTCCGGCCCCATCGGCTCGCCGCACCTGCTGCAGCGCTCCGGAATCGGCCCGCGCGAGGTGCTGGAGAAGGCCGGCATAGAGGTGCGCCATCACCTGCCGGGCGTGGGGGAAAACCTCCAGGACCACTCGGAGATCTACATCCAGTACGAGTGCAAGGAGCCCATTACCCTCAACGGCAAGATGAGCCTCTTGGGCAAGGCCCTGATCGGCCTGCGCTGGCTGCTGTTCAAGGACGGCCTGGGCGCCAGCAACCACTTCGAGGCCGGCGGCTTCATCCGTTCCGAGCAGGGGCTGCGCTGGCCGGACATCCAGTTCCACTTCCTGCCGGCGGCGATGCGCTACGACGGCGACAAGCCGTTCAAGGGCCATGGTTTCATGGTGCTGACGGGGCCCAACAAGCCGAAGAGCCGTGGCCATGTCCGCGCGCTGTCGGCCGACCCCTACGTGCATCCGGAAATCCGTTTCAACTACCTGGAGAGCGAAGAGGACCGCGAAGGCTTCCGCCGCTGCGTGCGCCTGACCCGCGAGATCATCGGCCAGCCGGCCATGGACCGTTACCGTGGCGCGGAGCTGGCGCCCGGCCCGCAGGTGCAGACCGACGAGGAGATCGACGCCTTCGTGCGCGCCAACATGGAAAGCACCATGCACCCCTGCGGCTCCTGCCGCATGGGCGAGGACGACCTGGCGGTGGTGGATTCGGAACTGCGGGTTCGGGGCATCAAGGGACTGCGGGTGATCGACTCGTCGGTGTTCCCCACCGAGCCCAACGGCAACCTCAACGCACCGACCATCATGCTCGCCGAACGAGCGTCGGACCTGGTGCGCGGTCGCCGGACGCTGGAACCCGAGGACCTGCCGGTGGGCCTGGCCGCCAACTGGGAAAACGCCCAGCGCAGCAATGCTCCCCGGCGCCAGGTAGGCGCCTGA
- a CDS encoding cytosine permease: MAHQEPVNHGLEAERGDTPLLPNERMWGFWEFTYANSALAIATWAFLIGGATALFVGPKQGIAAIVIGNILGVLLTTFATCVPCGKYGTEQFTFLRSMFGGNGSRLVYVLAVVFLTMGWLAVLGLMFGRSIDGLSGLVSEHKTDANGWLVLASGFFAIVLTGFVVAKGPTSIKVFNMIVAPALVVIMGVMFYMILSEHAFSELMAMPALDAPFDDNRVNFMIAVEVNMAAGFSWWPYVGNLARLSKNQRTSYWPNIIGIFGAAALGEVVGLLAAAALGDSDPTVWMTRIGGLTFGVIALGFVAFANVTSMVNILYTSIVGLRQVVGQKLRDMSWEWLVVLFCLAPALIVLFAPGIYDGFFIFLVWTSALNSALAGIGIADYFFLRRQRLNLRHLYTEGEQSPFHFWRGFNPAALVALVAGFVIYIVVFNPQTLANTTFFTFATASLPSCLLAGVVHYALTRVLAAHLAWGAYPKGNDRKTEALGLTAKGYSNE; the protein is encoded by the coding sequence ATGGCCCATCAGGAACCCGTCAATCACGGCCTGGAAGCCGAGCGCGGCGACACGCCGCTGCTGCCCAACGAACGCATGTGGGGCTTCTGGGAATTCACCTACGCCAACTCGGCCCTGGCCATCGCCACCTGGGCCTTCCTCATCGGCGGCGCCACGGCCCTGTTCGTCGGGCCCAAGCAGGGCATCGCCGCCATCGTCATCGGCAATATCCTCGGGGTACTACTGACCACCTTCGCCACCTGCGTGCCCTGCGGCAAGTACGGCACCGAGCAGTTCACCTTCCTGCGCAGCATGTTCGGCGGCAATGGCAGCCGGCTGGTGTACGTGCTGGCGGTGGTGTTCCTGACCATGGGCTGGCTGGCGGTGCTGGGGCTGATGTTCGGCCGCTCCATCGACGGCCTTTCCGGCCTGGTGTCGGAGCACAAGACCGACGCCAACGGCTGGCTGGTATTGGCGTCGGGCTTCTTCGCCATCGTCCTGACCGGCTTCGTGGTGGCCAAGGGGCCCACCTCGATCAAGGTGTTCAACATGATCGTGGCGCCGGCCCTGGTGGTGATCATGGGGGTGATGTTCTACATGATCCTCAGCGAGCACGCCTTCTCCGAGCTGATGGCCATGCCCGCGCTGGACGCGCCGTTCGACGATAACCGGGTCAACTTCATGATCGCCGTCGAGGTGAACATGGCCGCCGGTTTCTCCTGGTGGCCCTATGTTGGCAACCTGGCGCGCCTGTCGAAGAACCAGCGCACCTCGTACTGGCCGAACATCATCGGCATCTTCGGTGCCGCCGCCCTGGGCGAAGTGGTGGGCCTGCTGGCCGCCGCCGCGCTGGGCGACAGCGACCCGACGGTGTGGATGACCCGCATCGGCGGCCTGACCTTCGGCGTCATCGCCCTGGGCTTCGTGGCCTTCGCCAACGTCACCAGCATGGTGAATATCCTCTACACCTCCATCGTCGGCCTGCGCCAGGTGGTGGGGCAGAAGCTGCGGGACATGAGCTGGGAATGGCTGGTGGTGCTGTTCTGCCTGGCCCCCGCGCTGATCGTGCTGTTCGCCCCGGGTATCTATGACGGCTTCTTCATCTTCCTGGTCTGGACCTCGGCCCTGAACAGCGCCCTGGCGGGCATCGGCATCGCCGACTACTTCTTCCTCCGCCGCCAGCGCCTGAACCTGCGCCACCTCTACACCGAGGGTGAGCAGTCGCCATTCCACTTCTGGCGCGGGTTCAACCCGGCGGCCCTGGTGGCACTGGTGGCGGGCTTCGTCATCTACATCGTGGTGTTCAACCCGCAGACCCTGGCCAACACCACCTTCTTCACCTTCGCCACCGCTTCCCTGCCGTCCTGCCTGCTGGCCGGGGTGGTGCACTACGCGCTGACCCGCGTACTGGCCGCCCACCTGGCCTGGGGTGCCTACCCGAAGGGCAACGATCGCAAGACAGAGGCCCTGGGCCTCACCGCAAAGGGCTACAGCAATGAATAA
- a CDS encoding aldehyde dehydrogenase: protein MDNTVKDYLQKFGVSEATQRFLGKAKKLFVGGAWLDAADGASAEVIEPSTGGVLARIPMGTVEDLDRAVAAARAQFDGGPWSQLKPLERERLLHRLADLIEDNADELAEIESIDMGKSVAQARAVDIQGTIDTFRYFAGWASKIHGRTVEPSLPGNYLAYTRKEPVGVVGVIVPWNFPLQTMAWKLGAALAVGCTVVVKPAELTSLSALRFAELVQEAGIPDGVVNIVSGRGSVVGSAMSGHPGIDKLSFTGSTPVGCSVGKAAMDQMKRLTLELGGKSPVIVFADADIKAAAQAVANGVFFNSGQVCDAGTRAYVHRSVYAEFLRELAAYTATLKIAPGLDPDCFISPMVSRQQQQRVLEYIATGKAEGAELYYGGEPVEGPGFYVQPTIFANCRNDMRIVQEEIFGPVLVTAPFDSEDEALALANDSAFGLAAALYSKDLGRVHGLIPKLRAGTVYVNAHSTLDPSMPFGGYKQSGYGKDLGSEQLDYLLETKAVWITLP from the coding sequence GTGGACAACACGGTTAAAGACTATCTGCAGAAATTCGGCGTATCCGAAGCCACCCAGCGCTTCCTCGGCAAGGCCAAGAAGCTGTTCGTGGGCGGTGCCTGGCTGGATGCCGCCGACGGCGCCAGCGCCGAGGTGATCGAGCCCTCCACCGGCGGTGTGCTCGCGCGCATTCCCATGGGCACGGTGGAGGACCTGGACCGCGCCGTGGCGGCGGCCCGCGCGCAGTTCGATGGCGGCCCCTGGAGCCAGCTCAAGCCCCTGGAGCGCGAGCGCCTGCTGCATCGCCTGGCCGACCTGATCGAAGACAACGCCGACGAGCTGGCCGAGATCGAATCCATCGACATGGGCAAGTCGGTGGCCCAGGCCCGCGCCGTGGATATCCAGGGCACCATCGATACCTTCCGCTACTTTGCCGGCTGGGCCAGCAAGATCCACGGCCGCACCGTCGAACCGTCGCTGCCCGGCAACTACCTGGCCTACACGCGCAAGGAGCCGGTGGGCGTGGTGGGCGTCATCGTGCCGTGGAACTTCCCCCTGCAAACCATGGCCTGGAAGCTGGGCGCCGCCCTGGCGGTGGGCTGCACCGTGGTGGTGAAGCCGGCCGAGCTGACCTCCCTCTCGGCCCTGCGTTTCGCCGAACTGGTCCAGGAAGCGGGCATCCCCGACGGGGTGGTGAACATCGTCAGCGGGCGCGGCAGCGTGGTGGGCTCGGCGATGTCCGGCCACCCGGGCATCGACAAGCTGAGCTTCACCGGTTCGACCCCCGTGGGCTGCTCCGTGGGCAAGGCGGCCATGGACCAGATGAAGCGCCTGACCCTGGAACTGGGCGGCAAGTCGCCGGTGATCGTCTTCGCCGATGCGGATATCAAGGCCGCGGCCCAGGCGGTGGCCAACGGCGTGTTCTTCAACTCCGGCCAGGTCTGCGACGCGGGCACCCGCGCCTATGTGCACCGCAGCGTGTACGCCGAGTTCCTGCGCGAACTGGCCGCCTACACCGCGACGCTGAAGATCGCCCCCGGCCTGGACCCGGACTGCTTCATCAGCCCCATGGTGTCGCGCCAGCAACAGCAGCGGGTGCTGGAGTACATCGCCACCGGCAAGGCCGAAGGCGCGGAGCTGTACTACGGCGGCGAGCCGGTGGAAGGCCCCGGCTTCTACGTGCAGCCGACCATCTTCGCCAACTGCCGCAACGACATGCGCATCGTCCAGGAGGAGATCTTCGGCCCGGTGCTGGTGACCGCGCCCTTCGACAGCGAGGACGAGGCCCTGGCCCTGGCCAACGATTCCGCTTTCGGCCTGGCCGCGGCGCTCTACTCCAAAGACCTCGGTCGCGTGCACGGCCTGATCCCGAAACTGCGGGCCGGCACCGTCTACGTCAACGCCCACAGCACCCTCGACCCCTCCATGCCTTTCGGCGGCTACAAGCAGTCCGGCTATGGCAAGGACCTCGGGTCGGAACAGCTGGATTACCTGCTGGAAACCAAAGCCGTGTGGATCACACTGCCCTGA
- the speB gene encoding agmatinase, with translation MPKNAYESGRLNLPFVGHCTFAKSPICTDWDDIDADVAILGAPNDMGTQWRSGARFGPRSIREASTLFSFGHSGAYDHEDDALYLTQDQVRMMDVGDADIVHTDMATSNDNIEFAVRKILASGAMPVVLGGDHSIHAPVIKAFEGHAPIHIVHFDAHLDFVDERHGVRYGHGNPLRRASELDHIVGMTQMGIRNVSSSNRDDYDAARAAGSQILSVRDVRRLGVEGVMAKIPEGLDYYITIDIDGFDPSIAPGTGTPSHGGFLYYEVLEIIQALARRSQGRVVGMDLVEVAPAYDPTGATSILAAQLLMNSIGFIFHERARNR, from the coding sequence ATGCCGAAGAACGCGTATGAGTCCGGGCGGTTGAATCTCCCATTCGTGGGTCACTGCACCTTTGCCAAATCCCCGATCTGCACCGATTGGGATGACATCGATGCCGACGTCGCCATCCTCGGCGCACCGAACGACATGGGTACCCAATGGCGCTCCGGTGCGCGCTTCGGACCGCGCAGCATCCGCGAAGCGTCCACGCTCTTCTCTTTCGGCCACTCCGGTGCCTACGACCACGAGGACGACGCGCTCTACCTGACCCAGGACCAGGTGCGCATGATGGATGTGGGGGACGCGGACATCGTCCACACCGACATGGCCACCAGCAACGACAACATCGAGTTCGCCGTGCGCAAGATCCTCGCTTCCGGCGCCATGCCGGTGGTGCTGGGCGGCGACCACTCGATCCACGCCCCGGTGATCAAGGCCTTCGAGGGTCACGCGCCGATCCACATCGTGCACTTCGACGCGCACCTGGACTTCGTCGACGAACGCCACGGCGTGCGCTACGGCCACGGCAACCCGCTGCGCCGCGCCTCCGAACTGGACCATATCGTCGGCATGACCCAGATGGGCATCCGCAACGTGTCTTCCTCCAACCGCGACGACTACGACGCCGCGCGCGCCGCCGGCTCGCAGATCCTCTCGGTGCGCGACGTGCGCCGCCTGGGCGTCGAAGGGGTAATGGCGAAGATTCCGGAAGGCCTGGACTACTACATCACCATCGACATCGACGGCTTCGACCCCTCCATCGCCCCCGGCACCGGCACGCCCAGCCACGGCGGCTTCCTCTACTACGAGGTGCTGGAAATCATCCAGGCGCTGGCCCGCCGCAGCCAGGGACGCGTGGTCGGCATGGACCTGGTGGAGGTCGCGCCCGCCTATGACCCCACCGGCGCCACGTCGATCCTCGCGGCGCAACTGCTGATGAACAGCATCGGCTTCATCTTCCACGAACGCGCCCGCAACCGCTGA
- a CDS encoding LysR family transcriptional regulator, with translation MIQLHDVDLKLLRVFATIVKCGGFSAAQAALNAGQSTISEQMTHLETRLGVKLCQRGRSGFRLTEQGVAIHEATQRLLSAVETFCMDADVLKQRISGKLNLGIIDSTLTDRDSPLPRATQRFVSRGHDVHLSVYVGTPAELEERVLDNRLHLAIGHFPARIPGLAYDPLYRESLGLYCGRHHPLFGSELGGKALKDAIVASRIVVRGYMQQYDLDVLGVSKAAATVDNIEALAILIISGAYLGLLPMHVAEQWVRTGEMRQLSTQGDHLESPFDVITRRGVSPPILTAFLEDLTACTSGATRN, from the coding sequence GTGATCCAGTTGCATGATGTCGACCTGAAGCTCCTGCGAGTCTTCGCCACCATCGTCAAATGCGGGGGATTTTCCGCCGCCCAGGCCGCGCTCAACGCGGGCCAGTCCACCATCAGCGAACAGATGACCCACCTGGAGACCCGGCTCGGGGTCAAGCTCTGCCAGCGCGGCCGCAGCGGCTTCCGCCTCACCGAGCAGGGGGTGGCCATCCATGAGGCCACCCAGCGCCTGCTCTCGGCGGTGGAAACCTTCTGCATGGACGCCGACGTGCTCAAGCAACGCATCAGCGGCAAGCTCAACCTCGGCATCATCGACAGCACCCTCACCGACCGCGATTCCCCCCTGCCCCGCGCCACCCAGCGTTTCGTCTCCCGTGGGCACGACGTCCACCTCAGCGTCTACGTCGGCACGCCGGCGGAGCTTGAGGAGCGGGTGCTGGACAACCGCCTGCACCTGGCCATCGGGCACTTTCCCGCGCGCATCCCGGGCCTGGCCTACGACCCGCTCTACCGGGAGTCCCTGGGGCTCTACTGCGGGCGCCACCACCCATTGTTCGGCAGCGAGCTCGGCGGCAAGGCGCTGAAGGACGCCATAGTCGCGAGCCGGATCGTCGTGCGCGGCTACATGCAGCAGTACGACCTGGACGTGCTCGGCGTGAGCAAGGCGGCGGCCACCGTGGACAACATCGAGGCACTGGCCATCCTGATCATTTCCGGCGCCTACCTCGGCCTACTGCCGATGCACGTCGCCGAGCAGTGGGTACGCACCGGCGAGATGCGCCAGCTGTCCACCCAGGGCGATCACCTGGAATCGCCCTTCGACGTCATCACCCGGCGCGGTGTGAGCCCGCCGATCCTCACGGCCTTCCTCGAAGACCTGACCGCCTGCACCAGCGGCGCAACCCGCAACTGA